The following coding sequences are from one Nicotiana tomentosiformis chromosome 3, ASM39032v3, whole genome shotgun sequence window:
- the LOC138907578 gene encoding uncharacterized protein — MAGNGDDNVDLAAREAAQQRENIPWDAEEVAIRDVQNFYEEERANNFELKQGLLQILQNYCVFRGKPNKNPNTDLMDFEDIMNTFQYNGVSQDVVYLRAFPFSLKDDAEEWLRSLPSGSMRTWEEMTGKFLDRYFSLAKTGKIRKEIHNFCKKETETDFWEGLTPASCRTLSNEVRGPLMKKTPNEIVTILDELSEDANQWPSESIERLRSTCVHQVDTNTFVKRQQFQPQQHIQSGIEYLMKAFILKTYESLETHRATIRDHGAAIKELGTGFRNLERQVGQLATLLSDRIPGTLPAESDRNPKEIVNVVTLRSEKVLIDPTPIQNDVKLEKESGEQLKNDVDKKKKGPRKTEKRKKDEKSRRGGGGTCEERPYEILTKKRKIEESLVVKLTKHCSSILQNKLRQKCEDPGSFTIPCSVGSINLDKSLCDSGASINLLPLSIYIKLEKEIGEIKSVPISLQLADQMTLIPEGIAEDVLVRVDKFVFPANFIVVKMEEN, encoded by the exons atggctggaaacggtgatgataatgtagatttggctgcaagagaggcagcccaacaacgAGAAAACATTCCATGGGATGCTGAGGAAGTAGCTATTAGAGATGTACAGAActtctatgaagaagagaggg caaataatttcgagttgaagcaagggttgcttcaaatcCTTCAGAAttattgtgtcttcagagggaagccaaacaaaaatccaaacactgatctaatggacttcgaggataTTATGAACActtttcaatacaatggggtATCACAAGATGTAGTATACTTAAGGGCTttccccttttcacttaaagatgatgctgAGGAGTGGCTTCGGAGTTTGCCCAGTGGATCGATGCGaacttgggaggagatgaccGGAAAATTCCTTGATAGATATTTCTCCTTAGCTAAAACGGGCAAGATTAGAaaagaaatccataacttctgcaagaaagagactgaaact gATTTTTGGGAAGGATTAACACCGGCCTcatgtagaacattgagcaatgaaGTTCGAGGacctttgatgaagaagactccaaatgagatagttacaattcttgatgagttatctgaagatgctaatcaATGGCCCTCTGAGAGTATTGAAAGATTAAGATCAACttgtgttcaccaagttgatactAATACATTTGTgaag aggcagcaatttcagcctcaacaacACATTCAGTCTGGCATAGAAtatctcatgaaggccttcattctGAAAACTTATGAGAGTCTTGAAACTCATAGAGCAACTATACGGGAtcatggagcagctatcaaagaactagGCACTGGTTTTCGAAACCTGGAAAGACAGGTTGGGCAGCTAGCCACTCTATTGTCTGATAGGATTCCAGGAACTCTCCCCGCTGAATCTGACAGAAATCCTAAAGAAATAGTGAATGTTGTAACTCTAAGAAGTGAGAAAGTGTTGATagatcccaccccgatccaaaatgatgtgaaacttgaaaaagaaagtggggagcagctgaagaatgatgttgataaaaagaagaaaggcCCGAGGAAAACTGAGAAAAGGAAGAAGGACGAAAAATCAagaagggggggaggggggacttGTGAAGAGCGACCATAT gagatccttacaaagaagaggaagatagaagagtccttagtggtcaagctcacaaagCATTGCAGTtctatattgcaaaacaaactccgacaaaagtgtgaagatccagggagttttactataccttgctctgtaGGCTCTATTAAtcttgataagtctttatgtgattctggtgcctcgaTTAACTTATTGCCTTTATCTATTTACATAAAACTGGAgaaagagattggagagataaagtcagtgccaatatctttgcagctagcGGACCAAATgactttaatacccgaggggatagcggaagatgtgttagttcgagtagataagtttgtatttcctgcgaattttatagtggtgaaaatGGAGGAAAACTAG